A window of bacterium contains these coding sequences:
- a CDS encoding SGNH/GDSL hydrolase family protein yields the protein MRLWPLALIMLTMGTAMAEDTLDNRTREGIEWAIFRWEQTNDTKLPRVLLIGDSITNGYTPQVRTLLKDRAHVDMLATSKSVCDPAFLLEVTLATDGYNHAVIHFNNGLHGGHLTDAQYESGLRRLVDKLRALAPQAKLVWGNCTTSVTLPDKQLNPTANATVIRRNEIAARVMTDLGIPIDDLYAAIVDHCDWHSDSLHFNAEGYAALAQSVVTAIQPSLPTNR from the coding sequence ATGAGATTGTGGCCGCTCGCGCTCATCATGCTGACAATGGGGACAGCCATGGCTGAGGACACGCTGGACAACCGCACCCGCGAGGGCATCGAATGGGCCATTTTCCGGTGGGAGCAGACGAACGACACGAAGCTCCCGCGCGTGTTGCTCATCGGCGACTCCATCACCAACGGCTACACGCCCCAGGTCCGCACGCTGCTGAAGGACAGGGCCCACGTGGACATGCTGGCCACGAGCAAGAGCGTCTGCGACCCGGCGTTCCTGCTCGAGGTGACGCTGGCCACCGACGGCTACAATCATGCCGTGATCCACTTCAACAACGGGCTGCACGGCGGGCACTTGACCGACGCGCAGTACGAGTCGGGGCTGCGGCGGCTGGTGGACAAGCTCCGCGCCCTGGCCCCGCAGGCCAAGCTGGTGTGGGGCAACTGCACAACCTCGGTGACGCTCCCGGACAAGCAGCTGAACCCGACCGCCAACGCCACCGTCATCCGGCGCAATGAGATCGCGGCGCGCGTGATGACCGATCTCGGCATTCCGATTGACGACCTGTATGCGGCGATCGTGGACCACTGCGACTGGCACTCGGACTCGCTGCACTTCAACGCCGAGGGCTACGCCGCCCTCGCCCAGTCTGTCGTCACAGCCATCCAGCCGTCCCTGCCCACGAATCGCTAG
- the fucU gene encoding L-fucose mutarotase produces the protein MLKGISPLISPELLAVLSRMGHGDEIVLADAHFPGETVGRRVLRADGLKIADLLDAILPLFELDAYVDDPVAMMAPVPGDTLDPTVEAAYRAAVDRHAPRTPPIARVERFAFYERAREAFAVVVTGETAKYGNIILKKGVTPL, from the coding sequence ATGCTCAAAGGCATCTCCCCCCTCATCAGCCCCGAGCTACTGGCCGTGCTCTCGCGCATGGGCCACGGTGACGAGATCGTGCTGGCCGATGCACACTTCCCCGGCGAGACGGTGGGCCGGCGCGTGCTGCGCGCCGATGGCCTGAAGATCGCCGACCTGCTCGACGCCATCTTGCCGCTGTTCGAGCTGGACGCGTACGTGGACGACCCCGTGGCGATGATGGCCCCGGTGCCGGGCGACACGCTGGACCCGACGGTCGAGGCAGCCTACCGTGCGGCCGTTGACCGCCACGCCCCGCGGACCCCGCCGATCGCCCGCGTCGAGCGCTTCGCGTTCTACGAGCGGGCCAGAGAGGCGTTCGCCGTGGTGGTGACCGGCGAGACCGCCAAGTACGGCAACATCATTCTGAAGAAGGGCGTCACCCCGCTCTGA